The Halomonas sp. KG2 genome segment GCCGAGAGCGCCATCCTTTTGCTTCCAGCTCGGGCTGATCTAAAAACTCGCTGACGTAGCCAAGGCAAAGATAAGCCAATGGATAAACATGTTCAGGCAACTTCAACGCCGTGCTCAGTTGATCTTGATCGAGAATACTAACCCAGCCAACGCCAATGCCCTCTGCCCGCGCTGCCAGCCAGAGGTTTTGCACGGCTAAACATGTGCTGAATAGGTCGGTATCCACAATGCTATTGCGCCCTAGCACATGGGGGCCTCCCCGGCTGCGATCACAAGTAATGCAGAGGTTAATCGGGCTTTCTAAAATGCCTTGTAGTTTCAAACCCTGGTAGCGCTCCTTACGTTCTCCCTCAAACCGCTCAGCGGCTTTTTGGTTTTCTCGCTCGAACATCGCCACTATCGCCGCCCTCACCTCGCGGCTTTCGATCACAATGAAATCCCAGGGCTGCATAAAGCCTACCGAGGGAGCGTGGTGGGCTGCCTTTAAAAGCTTGGCCAGAATCTCGGGGGCAATCGGGTCGGGTAAGAACTGTGAACGCACATCACGCCGTTCATAAATAGCGCGGTATAGCCCGCGCTTCTCAGCATCTGAAAAGTGGTGACTCGGGGTACTCATTGGGTGTAAGGCCTTTGATAATACAAATATAGGTGCAGCCTACCCCAGAACTTCGCTGCGTTCATGAATAGAGCAATACAGAGTTAGATTCCAAGCAGCGGTGAGTCAAATGATCTGGAATACATGCTATCAACTGTCGCCTATACGCTAAAGCCCCAGCCCGCCAACATCACCGGCCAGGGCAGTAACCCAGATCGTTAGAATGAAACAGGTTTCATTTTCGTAGCCAGCTCGTCATCTATTGCATTCGCGCGTTTAGCGGCAGGCCTGCTTTCCGTGCGTTCTATGTACTCTTTGAATACCTCTTTTGGCGGAATATTTTTCTGCATTATCCCCCACCAGAGATAGCTGCTGAGCACGATATCCGCTGCGGTGAATTGATCGCCACAGATATATGGCGACGTTTCCAGCACCTTTTCCAAGGTATTAATACTGTCGTCTATGCGGCCACAACCAACGGCCTGGGCGTTACTGTCATCAATGCTCCACCCATAGGCGACTGCACTGGTGGCCATTTCAAAGGGACCGGCCATGAAAAACAGCCAGCGATAGTAAGCGCCGCGCTCAGGTGATTCCAGCGGCGGCGCTAGTTTTTTACTTGGAAACTGATCTGCAAGATAGGCAACGATGGCCGCCACCTCGGTGACGACGATGTTGCCATGCCTAATCGCCGGTATTTTACCCATGGGGTTAATGGCTAGGTATTCCTGGCTCTTCATCTCAGCGCCGTATTCCATGGTCTTTGTGACGTAGGAAATACCCAGTTCTTCTAGCATCCAGCGCACTACGCGGCCACGGGACATAGGGTGAGTGTAAAAAATTAGTTCTGACATGCTGATCTCCTTTTTCAGTCACTTCTTCAGTCAATGCTTCTTCCGTCAATGCTTCAGATGACGTGAGTTACTGCGAGATCAGGTTAATTTGTAAATAGGTAAGAACTTGTCCTATATAAACGCAATAATTTAATTTGTCTGCAATGCAGAATTAAGGCTTCAAAACTCGTTCCAGGAGGAAGGCCGCATGGCGAACCCCACAACACGCGTGCTTGCTGTGCTTGAATTATTGCAGGCTCATGGACAGCTGGGTGGTGCCGAACTAGCGGAACGCCTCGGCGTCGACCGGCGCACCATCCGCCGTTACATGACGCTGCTGGAAGACATGGGCGTGCCGATTATGACCGAGCAGGGACGTTATGGCGGCTACCGATTAGTGGCTGGGTTTAAACTCCCCCCCATGATGTTTACCGACGAAGAGACCCTCGCTATATCCCTGGGGTTGCTAGCCGCCCACCAACTCGGCCTTACGGAGGCAGCACCCGCCATTGCCAGTGCTCAGGCGAAACTTGAGCGTGTGATGCCCGCCAACCTTAAGAGCCGCATGCGGGGTGTCAGTGATACCACTCGGGTAATCCTACCTCGGGGTGCGCCCAGCCTTGACAACCGAGCCCTTGAAACACTGACCAAAGCTACAGAAAGCATGCGAACCGTAGGGCTTATCTACCACTCTCCACAGCAGGGACCGATAGCGCGTAGGATTGACCCCTACGGCTTGGTTTTTCAACAGGGACGCTGGTATGTCGCTGGTTTATGCCATCTTCGGGGGGCGATGCGATCCTTTCGTCTGGATCGTATCAGCAATGTTCAGCTTCAGTGCGATACCTTTATCCGCCCAGCCAATTTCGATGCAGCAGATTTTTTAAGTGACAGTTTGTCGTCCTGGAGCCAACCCTATGAGGTGTCACTAATACTCCACACCGATCTCCCCACGGCTAATGCGGTATTCGGTTTCCAGGCTCTGTGCGCAAGCCGCCTCGAACAGGTGGAAAGCGGTCTGCTCATCAATACTCAAACCGACAGCTTCGAATGGCTTGCCAGTTGGCTGGCACAGCTCCCGTTTCGGTTCACCATACTGCAGCCAACGGCGTTGAAGGATGCCTTGCGTGAACGAGCCAATGATTTACTGGCAAGTTGTGGACACTCCGTTAGCGACGCTAGTTAATAGCGAGATCAATTTAGTCGCCAGCGCAGCGGCGCTGTTTGGTCTAAAACACCATCAGCGTCCCAGTCATTCCAGCCCGTAAAGGGAATGGGTGACTCGGCATCCAAACTTACAACCCGGGAAGCCCAAGCCGTTTTACATGCCTCTAAGTGGCCAATGATTTCGGTCTCCTCTTGATAGCGAATACCACCGCCCTGGATGCCATAGCTAACCTGGGGAGCCAACACCTCAAAGCCAACGTAGTACAGCGATGAATGAATTGGCCATAGCCAATGAACCATATTGCCAGCGCGGCCAAAGGGCTGAAACGCCTTTTCTGGTGAACCGGTGGTTACCGATAGCATTGCTCGCTTGCCACGATAGTAGCCGCGATCGTAACGCATACGGCTTGTATAGCGTCCGCCATATACCAGCACACGATCAAACCAACCTTTCAGAATGGCGGGCTGAGCGTGCCACCATAAAGGAAATTGGAAGATCACCAAATCTGCCCACTCCAGCCGTGCCAGTTCCCTCTGAACATCCTGCGCCAAGGTGTTTTGTTCGTAGTGAGCACGTTGCTCGTTAAGAGGGTAAAAATAGTTCTCATCCACTGCTTTGTGCGGATAGAGCTCAGTACGCTCCACTGGATCAAACCGCTCGGCATAGAGATCATCCACTTCGACGCAGTGCCCAGCATCTACTAGCTGTTTTACCGCGATATCCACTAAGCCGCCATTAAACGACTGGCGTTCAGGATGAGCCAAGACAACCAATACATTCATACTGCATCTCCCCTGTTGATTGGTTTGATGACAGACTAACCTGTTCACATAAGATCAAAAATTGGCTAAAAATAAGAGATAGGTTTGCATGAATGAACAGCAAATAAGATGGGACGACCTACAAATTGTGCTAGCGATTGCCGAAACAGGATCGCTATCCGGCGCCAGCCGAGCGCTACGTATCAGTCATGCCACCGTCTTTAGGCGTTTAAGTGATATGGAGCGGCGGTTGGGGGTGACTCTTTTCGAGCGCAGCCGCACAGGGTATACACCGACCTTGGCGGGGGATGATTTGACCGCTTCAGCCAAACGCGTGCAGAGCGAAGTCAACGGCGCCGAGCGCCGCATTATTGGGCAGGATTTGACCCTCACCGGCAGCTTGCGAATTACCACCACTGACACACTTTTCGCAGGGCTACTCTCACCGCTACTGGCAAATTTTCGCCAGCACTACCCAGATATCACGCTGGAAGTGGTTATCTCCAACCAGCTTCAAAGTTTATCGCGGCGTGAGGCCGATATCGCTATTCGCCCTACCCGTAAGCCACCGGAAACCCTCGTAGGCCGCAGAGTAAGCGATATCAACCTGGCGATTTATGGACAAAAGGCGCTTTGGCAAAACGCTCCTCTCCTTCTAAACCCCCCTCTGCCGCTAGACCCAGTGTCACTACAAAAAGAAACCTGGATAGGCCCGGATGTTCATCTAGGCGATACAGCACTTGAAAAGTGGATGATGGATAAAAGCGCCGCCTACAAGCTAGACAGCATGTTGGGTATGCAATCAGCAGTCCGCCACGGGGCGGGAATTGCAGTACTCCCCTGCTATCTCGGTGATGCCGATGAAGCCCTCCTCAGGCTAAGCGCCCCCATTGAAGCGCTGACCACCCCACTATGGTTGCTCACCCACCCAGACTTACGCCGTGTAGCCAGAGTACGCACGTTTATGGAAGCAATGGCGGAGGGGATTCGCAACCAAAGATGCTAGCTCCGCACAGCGCTAATAGCGCTCACTATTGCGATTTCACCAACTCGGAAGTTGATCCATGCGCGGAAGGTATTTGAAAATTTTTAATTTCTTCAATTAACCAGTGTTTAAATGCCATAACGCGTGGATTTTCAATTTCAGCCGGATGTGACACTAGATAGTAAGCGAACTCATGACTACGCCAAGGCATAATCGCATGGATTTTCCGATCGAAAAGAAGCCGGCTGGCAATGGAGTGTCGACCAATACAAAGACCAAGACCACCAGCGCAGGCGGTTAAGGCTAGACTGCTATCAGAGAACTGTAATTTCTGTAGCGATGAATCTAACTCAACTCCTACTTCACGCAACCAAGGTTGCCAAGTATTCCAGGGCTCTGTTGGGTGAACACTACTGTCTTCCAATAAAAGCTGCGAACGTAACAGACTCTCAGGACGAGTATCCTGTAGGCTGCTAATTAGGGTTGAAGGGGCAAGTATCGTCACGGCATCGCCCATCAGGTGTTCAGCATGAAGGTTTGGGTAGTCTCCTGTGCCAAAACGGATTCCGATATCAGCTTGATTATCGCGGAAACTCAATAACTCACTTTCACCACGTAACGTTAGCTCCAGCCCAGGGTAAAGAGCTTTTAAATTACCTAGCCGTGGAATCAGCCAGTAGTGAATAAAAGAGTGAGGGGCAGATAGCGTCAGCGGACCATCCACCCCTTGCTGCCTCAGTTCTTTAGTTGCTTGTTCGATTTGGGTAAAAACATTAGATAAACGCCCATAGTAGCGGCGACCAGACTCCGTCAAAAGTACGCCACGTGGTAGGCGTACAAATAACGCAATATCGAGCCTACCTTCTAGCTCTTTAATACGATGGCTGACGGCTGCTGGAGTCAGGTTCAGCTCCTGAGCAGCAGAAGCGAAGCTACCTAACCGTGCGGCGGCTTCAAAGGCTCGAAGCGTGTTTAAAGGTGGAAAAGGGATTCTGCTCATGGCTAAAATTTAGTAACCCTATGGATGACAATAATGCAGTTTCCATTATTTTTTTTAAGGTCACAATGATGTTCTCTCTAACATAATTCCTTCCGGAGCAGAACATCATGAGTAAATCTCTATACCACCTAACAGCGTTTTCAACCGACCCTAGCAAAGGCAACCCTGCCGGCGTTTGGATTGGCGATGAGTTGCCGGATACTAAGACGATGCAAAGCATAGCCGCAGAGGTCGGTTACTCGGAAACCGCGTTTATCGCCCCAGCTAGTGGAAACATTAGAACCATTCGTTACTATAGCCCACTGACAGAGATCAACTTTTGTGGTCATGCCACGATTGCTAGTGCCGTTATGCTAGGGCGCTTAAGTGGTACCGGCACCTACCAACTGGATACTGCCGTTGGCCGAGTACCTGTGGAGGTTCGCTCGGTCGATGGCCAGATTCAAGCAGCACTAACCTCGGTAGCCCCCTCGCATAAACCTGCCTCAACAGCGTTGGTCGATGATGTGTTAGCGCTACTGCAATGGTCATCTGATGAGCTGGATCTAGCGATCTCCCCAGCTCTCGCCTACGGTGGCGTGTGGCACCTTATTTTGGCGGTCAACTCACAGTCTCGATTGAGCCAACTTGATTACGATTTTGAAAAACTGAAGGCGTTAATGTTACGAGAGGAATTGACCACGCTGCAGCTAGTCTTTCGAGAGCACAACGGCCTGTTTCACTCTCGGAATCCTTTCCCAATAGGCGGCGTCGTGGAAGACCCTGCCACCGGCGCTGCAGCTGCAGCGCTAGGTGGGTATCTGCGAGATGCCAAGTTGATTGATGCACCTGGGAAGTTTCTTATAAGACAAGGGGAAACAATGGGACGCTTAAGCCTGCTGCAGGTCGAAGTACCTGCGCAAGGAGGAATCGTAGTGGCTGGCACAGCCGTAGAAATCACTTAATTGTTGCCATGCTGCTTAGAAGCAGTCATTCAAACTCTATCGATGTTGGTCACAAAACCTTCTGAGCAACAACGGCGTAAATATGCCACTGCTTGGGCTTACCAAGCAGTGTCTTACCCTGCGTATTATGCTCGATAATATCGATGACTCTAAACGCATCCTTAAAAAGCGCTTGGATGTCAGAATAGGTGTGTATCGATAAATCTCCTCGCCCCATTTTTGCCCAGCTGTCATCAGGCCCCATGAAATGGCCACAGAATACACCGCCCTTCAATAGTGAACACGTAAGGTTTTGCCAAGCGCTGGCAAATAGCCCAGGGTCACAAAAAAACAGGCTTGAGCATGCATTAATGAGCGCAGTTCTGGGATACACAAACTGTTCAAAGCAGGACACGTTAGGAAATAGAGTTTGATGAATATAACGCCCTCCAATCTCCTCCAGACGCGCTATCGCTGCATCGCTTTTATCATAGGCATGCACTGTATAGCCGTGTTCTACCATGAATAGTGCATCGCGCCCTGCTCCGCAGCCTGCATCAACGGTGACCATAGGCAAGGTAGTGTCCACAACACCAAGCGCCCGCTTTAATGGCGGATAAACCGCAGCGCTGAGTGACTTTTCGAGATATATTTGCTCGCTCATTCCAACACCTCAACGCTTTAGCAAATAGGCGCAGCAGATATCGATGTGTAAGCAGTTATGGCACACATCACTACTGCTCCAATCCCGCTAAGAACTGCTTCAGCAGAGCATCTAATTGCGCCAGCTGCTCTTCACTCAGGCCACTCACCAGTTGCGCCTGCGCTTCCACATGAGCGGTAACCGCCTCATCAATCAATTCAAATCCACGCTGTGAAAGAGAGATCAAAAAACCGCGCCCATCTTCTGGGTTTTTGACCCGCTCAATCAAACCAGCCTTTTCCAACAGGTTGATACGGTGAGTCATGGTGCCAGAGGTCACCATCGTGGAAGCCATTAATCCCCCTGGCGATAACGCAAAAGGGGGGCCTTCTCGACGAAGGGTCGCCAAAACGTCAAAGCTTGCACCGTTCAGCCCGTACTTTGTCCAGGTCTTTTCCAGTTCACGGGTTAAGCAGTAGCTCAGTCGCTTAATCCGCCCAAGGGTGGCCATCGGTGCAACATTAAGGTCAGGCCTTTCCTGTCGCCACTGATTAAGAATTCTATCCACATGATCCATAGAAGTACCGCGCTCCTAATTATCGTTTAGCTCATTTATCTTGACGTCAAGAGAACCTGTATATATCTTGACATCAAGACATTAATTGAGAGCATATCTAATGGCATTATCAAACACAATTGCAACACACTCACCAAAAAGGGTCTGGCTTGCACCACTGATTTACCTACTGTCAGGCGGCGCACTACTAGGCCTGTCAACAAACCTGGCTAAATTTGCCGGGGAAATGCAGCTATCTGCACTCGCATTTCTGTTTTGGTCAATCACTGGGGCGGCATTAATTCTGTTGGTCGTCTCAGCACTGCGTGGTCATTTACCACCTATTAGCTTGCGTTCGGTTGAGTACTACTCCGTCTCCGCACTGCTTGGCGTGGCTGGCTCTAACTTGATCTTTTTCTCCGCTATCCCACATGTGGGCGCTGGGTTCGTTGCCTTGATCATTACGCTACCGCCGCTGCTCACCTACATTGGTGCGCTGTTATTGAAAATAGAAAAATTTCAATTTATGCGAGCGGCTGGTGTTATGTCTGCGCTATTGGGTGCCATCACCTTAGCAGCCAATAAGCTATCGTCACCTGATGCCAATCACCTGTGGATTCTGATTGCCCTGGCTGGTCCAGTACTCTTAGCCATCGGCAACATCTACCGGACCCTACGCTGGCCTGCTGGTGTGTCGAGCGGCGCTCTGGCCCCCGGTATGCTAATTGCCGCCGTTGCAATACTGCTAGGAATAGGCTTCTTACCAGGTTTTTCGTTGCGTGTGCCAACTCAACACCACTTGCCCATCATGCTGATCGCACTCCAAGCGCTAGTATTCGCTGGCCAGTTCTTTCTACTGTTTCTGCTCCAGAAAAGCGGTGGCCCCGTATTCCTGAGCTTATTGGGTTCCGTCGGCGCTGTCGTGGGGGTGCCTGTTGCTATCTTCCTGCAGGGAGAAGCCGCCCCTGAGGGCTTACTCCTAGGCATTGTCTTAATTGGCGCTGGTATTTTCCTGCTCAATATTGGCAAAGCCAAACAGCTTTCTCGTACTAACTGAATATCTACTCAATCGAGACCCACTAAACCAAGGAATAACTATCATGAAAATTGCGATACTCGGTGCCGCAGGCGACGTCGGAACACGCATTATGAGTGAGGCGTTAGCGCGGGGACATCACGTCACAGGTGTAGTAAGAGCTGAAAGTCAGCGTCATAAGCTGCCTGCTGAGGCAAACTACTGTGTTGCCGATATATCAGACCCGCGCCAGCTAGCGCAGGTGGTCGAAGGCCAGGATTTACTGATCAGCGCTGTTCGCCCACCAGAGGGGCAGGAAGCGCTGCTGGTGACACTCACGGATGTGATTCTCAACAGCGCCCTCGCCGAACAACGTGTGCTACTGGTGGGCGGAGCCGCTCGATTGCTAATTCCCGGACGCAACGGGGAAACGGTGTTAACAGCCCCCGACTTTCTACCAGCAACAGCACTAGAAATTGCTAAGGCTTGCCAAGCACAGTACCAACGGTGCCTTGCCGAAACTCGCACAGCATGGACCTACTTCTCTCCTGCCGCCATGCTCGTCCCTGGAAAACGGACAGGCACCTTTCGTCTTGGCTCGGACACTCTTGTCATGGATAAGAACGGAGAATCGCGCATTTCAATGGAGGATTTTGCGGTGGCGATGCTTGATGAAGCAGAAACGCCAACACATATTCAACAAGCATTTACCGTAGGATATTAAGCCGATAAGACGCGGTACACCGAGTGCTAGGGAGCCTCTGGTAAGCTCTCAACGCTTTAATCACCATGTGTAGCGAGGAGCGCTTGATTGGCCTCCGCTATTTCATACTGATTGAACACGCGAATACCATGCTGGCGGAGCAGTGCGGCTGTTACTCCCATGCCAGGCACTTTTTTACCGGAAAAACTGCCATCATAGATAGCGGAACTTCCGCATGATGGGCTAAATTCAGCGAGTACCGCGACGTTTATATTAAATTTAAGGCATAAATCTAGAGCAACGGAAGCCCCCGCCAAAAACTCGGCAGTGACATTGGCTCCCTCTTTTTCAATCACATCGGCTTCGCCATTTATTACGCTCTGACCACTGCCTTCAAAAATCTCTGCAGGCTGTCTGGGAATACTCATCCCCGCCTCAACCTCAGGGCAGACAGAAACAATTCGTCTTTCAGAATGCCACTGCTCAATAATCTGGTCAGCCACGGGAAGGGCTCGACCATCATAGCGAACCTTTTTCCCTAAGAGGCAGGCA includes the following:
- a CDS encoding DUF523 domain-containing protein; amino-acid sequence: MKKVLMSACLLGKKVRYDGRALPVADQIIEQWHSERRIVSVCPEVEAGMSIPRQPAEIFEGSGQSVINGEADVIEKEGANVTAEFLAGASVALDLCLKFNINVAVLAEFSPSCGSSAIYDGSFSGKKVPGMGVTAALLRQHGIRVFNQYEIAEANQALLATHGD
- a CDS encoding NAD(P)H-dependent oxidoreductase encodes the protein MNVLVVLAHPERQSFNGGLVDIAVKQLVDAGHCVEVDDLYAERFDPVERTELYPHKAVDENYFYPLNEQRAHYEQNTLAQDVQRELARLEWADLVIFQFPLWWHAQPAILKGWFDRVLVYGGRYTSRMRYDRGYYRGKRAMLSVTTGSPEKAFQPFGRAGNMVHWLWPIHSSLYYVGFEVLAPQVSYGIQGGGIRYQEETEIIGHLEACKTAWASRVVSLDAESPIPFTGWNDWDADGVLDQTAPLRWRLN
- a CDS encoding LysR substrate-binding domain-containing protein, whose amino-acid sequence is MSRIPFPPLNTLRAFEAAARLGSFASAAQELNLTPAAVSHRIKELEGRLDIALFVRLPRGVLLTESGRRYYGRLSNVFTQIEQATKELRQQGVDGPLTLSAPHSFIHYWLIPRLGNLKALYPGLELTLRGESELLSFRDNQADIGIRFGTGDYPNLHAEHLMGDAVTILAPSTLISSLQDTRPESLLRSQLLLEDSSVHPTEPWNTWQPWLREVGVELDSSLQKLQFSDSSLALTACAGGLGLCIGRHSIASRLLFDRKIHAIMPWRSHEFAYYLVSHPAEIENPRVMAFKHWLIEEIKNFQIPSAHGSTSELVKSQ
- a CDS encoding PhzF family phenazine biosynthesis protein, with the translated sequence MSKSLYHLTAFSTDPSKGNPAGVWIGDELPDTKTMQSIAAEVGYSETAFIAPASGNIRTIRYYSPLTEINFCGHATIASAVMLGRLSGTGTYQLDTAVGRVPVEVRSVDGQIQAALTSVAPSHKPASTALVDDVLALLQWSSDELDLAISPALAYGGVWHLILAVNSQSRLSQLDYDFEKLKALMLREELTTLQLVFREHNGLFHSRNPFPIGGVVEDPATGAAAAALGGYLRDAKLIDAPGKFLIRQGETMGRLSLLQVEVPAQGGIVVAGTAVEIT
- a CDS encoding glutathione S-transferase family protein — encoded protein: MSELIFYTHPMSRGRVVRWMLEELGISYVTKTMEYGAEMKSQEYLAINPMGKIPAIRHGNIVVTEVAAIVAYLADQFPSKKLAPPLESPERGAYYRWLFFMAGPFEMATSAVAYGWSIDDSNAQAVGCGRIDDSINTLEKVLETSPYICGDQFTAADIVLSSYLWWGIMQKNIPPKEVFKEYIERTESRPAAKRANAIDDELATKMKPVSF
- a CDS encoding YafY family transcriptional regulator encodes the protein MANPTTRVLAVLELLQAHGQLGGAELAERLGVDRRTIRRYMTLLEDMGVPIMTEQGRYGGYRLVAGFKLPPMMFTDEETLAISLGLLAAHQLGLTEAAPAIASAQAKLERVMPANLKSRMRGVSDTTRVILPRGAPSLDNRALETLTKATESMRTVGLIYHSPQQGPIARRIDPYGLVFQQGRWYVAGLCHLRGAMRSFRLDRISNVQLQCDTFIRPANFDAADFLSDSLSSWSQPYEVSLILHTDLPTANAVFGFQALCASRLEQVESGLLINTQTDSFEWLASWLAQLPFRFTILQPTALKDALRERANDLLASCGHSVSDAS
- a CDS encoding NAD(P)H-binding protein; protein product: MKIAILGAAGDVGTRIMSEALARGHHVTGVVRAESQRHKLPAEANYCVADISDPRQLAQVVEGQDLLISAVRPPEGQEALLVTLTDVILNSALAEQRVLLVGGAARLLIPGRNGETVLTAPDFLPATALEIAKACQAQYQRCLAETRTAWTYFSPAAMLVPGKRTGTFRLGSDTLVMDKNGESRISMEDFAVAMLDEAETPTHIQQAFTVGY
- a CDS encoding MarR family transcriptional regulator — encoded protein: MDHVDRILNQWRQERPDLNVAPMATLGRIKRLSYCLTRELEKTWTKYGLNGASFDVLATLRREGPPFALSPGGLMASTMVTSGTMTHRINLLEKAGLIERVKNPEDGRGFLISLSQRGFELIDEAVTAHVEAQAQLVSGLSEEQLAQLDALLKQFLAGLEQ
- a CDS encoding LysR family transcriptional regulator; the encoded protein is MNEQQIRWDDLQIVLAIAETGSLSGASRALRISHATVFRRLSDMERRLGVTLFERSRTGYTPTLAGDDLTASAKRVQSEVNGAERRIIGQDLTLTGSLRITTTDTLFAGLLSPLLANFRQHYPDITLEVVISNQLQSLSRREADIAIRPTRKPPETLVGRRVSDINLAIYGQKALWQNAPLLLNPPLPLDPVSLQKETWIGPDVHLGDTALEKWMMDKSAAYKLDSMLGMQSAVRHGAGIAVLPCYLGDADEALLRLSAPIEALTTPLWLLTHPDLRRVARVRTFMEAMAEGIRNQRC
- the bluB gene encoding 5,6-dimethylbenzimidazole synthase; protein product: MSTPSHHFSDAEKRGLYRAIYERRDVRSQFLPDPIAPEILAKLLKAAHHAPSVGFMQPWDFIVIESREVRAAIVAMFERENQKAAERFEGERKERYQGLKLQGILESPINLCITCDRSRGGPHVLGRNSIVDTDLFSTCLAVQNLWLAARAEGIGVGWVSILDQDQLSTALKLPEHVYPLAYLCLGYVSEFLDQPELEAKGWRSRLSLNELVHCDGWGGSLTESPLLTALE
- a CDS encoding DMT family transporter encodes the protein MALSNTIATHSPKRVWLAPLIYLLSGGALLGLSTNLAKFAGEMQLSALAFLFWSITGAALILLVVSALRGHLPPISLRSVEYYSVSALLGVAGSNLIFFSAIPHVGAGFVALIITLPPLLTYIGALLLKIEKFQFMRAAGVMSALLGAITLAANKLSSPDANHLWILIALAGPVLLAIGNIYRTLRWPAGVSSGALAPGMLIAAVAILLGIGFLPGFSLRVPTQHHLPIMLIALQALVFAGQFFLLFLLQKSGGPVFLSLLGSVGAVVGVPVAIFLQGEAAPEGLLLGIVLIGAGIFLLNIGKAKQLSRTN
- a CDS encoding class I SAM-dependent methyltransferase, with the translated sequence MSEQIYLEKSLSAAVYPPLKRALGVVDTTLPMVTVDAGCGAGRDALFMVEHGYTVHAYDKSDAAIARLEEIGGRYIHQTLFPNVSCFEQFVYPRTALINACSSLFFCDPGLFASAWQNLTCSLLKGGVFCGHFMGPDDSWAKMGRGDLSIHTYSDIQALFKDAFRVIDIIEHNTQGKTLLGKPKQWHIYAVVAQKVL